DNA from Rhizobacter sp. J219:
GCCGGCCATCGGTTCGTCGAGCAGCAGCACCTGCGGCTCCATCGCGAGCGCGCGGCCCAGGTCCACCCGCTTTTGCAGGCCGTAGGGCAGGCGGCCGACGGGGGTCTTGCGGTAGGCCTGGATTTCGAGGAAGTCGATGATCTTCTCGACGAAGGCGCGGTGCTCGATCTCCTCGCGTTCGGCCGCGCCCCAGCGCCAGGCCTGCTGGAAGATGTTGCTCTTCATCTTCAGGTTGCGGCCCGTCATCAGGTTGTCGATGACGTTCATGCCCTTGAAGAGCGCGAGGTTCTGGAAGGTGCGGGCCACGCCCATCTCGGCCACCTGGCGCGAGTTCATGTGCTTGAACGACTGGCCGCGCAGCGTGATCGAACCCTGCTGCGGCGTGTAGACGCCATTGATGCAGTTGAGCATGCTGCTCTTGCCGGCGCCGTTGGGGCCGATGATGGCGCGCACCTCGTGCTCGCGCACGTCGAAGCTGATGTCGGTGAGCGCCTTC
Protein-coding regions in this window:
- a CDS encoding ABC transporter ATP-binding protein; amino-acid sequence: MSARKIGDVILKVDNISLAFGGVKALTDISFDVREHEVRAIIGPNGAGKSSMLNCINGVYTPQQGSITLRGQSFKHMNSRQVAEMGVARTFQNLALFKGMNVIDNLMTGRNLKMKSNIFQQAWRWGAAEREEIEHRAFVEKIIDFLEIQAYRKTPVGRLPYGLQKRVDLGRALAMEPQVLLLDEPMAGMNVEEKQDMCRFVLDVNDEFGTTIVLIEHDMGVVMDISDRVVVLDYGKKIGDGTPDEVRANPEVINAYLGAGH